From Methanospirillum lacunae, one genomic window encodes:
- a CDS encoding acetoacetate decarboxylase: MQIFLAGSLILILLQLTTTTVASVEQKIDNKTLGMPINSPAYPAPPNQFNNREYFIITYETDPAALEKVVPYPLKVTEPVVKYEFIRMPDSSGLGDYTESGQVIPVEFNGTRGLFVLSMYLDNEPAILAGREIWGFPKKLGRPSLGVDPVSRDTLVGRLFYGELEVARGTMGYKWQALPTDDIKKYLEDTPNYLIKVIPDVDGSPKIHQLVKYHLGNVTVHGAWTGPTDLELFRHALAPVADLPVKKVVSGVHFVSDLTLLPGTVEYDYQKG; this comes from the coding sequence ATGCAGATATTCCTCGCCGGGTCGTTGATTCTGATACTGCTTCAGCTCACAACCACAACTGTTGCTTCTGTAGAACAAAAGATCGATAATAAAACACTGGGCATGCCAATCAACAGTCCTGCATATCCTGCCCCCCCGAACCAGTTCAATAACCGGGAATATTTCATTATTACGTATGAGACAGATCCTGCTGCCCTGGAAAAAGTAGTCCCATATCCCCTGAAGGTGACAGAGCCGGTAGTGAAGTATGAGTTCATCAGAATGCCGGACTCATCTGGGCTTGGCGATTATACCGAATCAGGACAGGTTATCCCGGTTGAATTCAACGGAACCCGTGGGCTCTTTGTTCTCTCCATGTACCTGGATAATGAACCTGCCATTCTAGCAGGAAGGGAAATATGGGGATTTCCCAAAAAATTAGGTCGTCCTTCACTGGGAGTTGATCCGGTAAGCAGAGACACCCTCGTTGGAAGGCTCTTTTATGGAGAACTCGAAGTTGCCAGGGGTACGATGGGATACAAATGGCAGGCTCTGCCCACCGATGATATCAAAAAATATCTTGAAGATACTCCAAATTACCTGATAAAAGTCATTCCTGATGTGGATGGCAGCCCGAAGATCCACCAATTAGTAAAGTATCATCTAGGTAATGTTACGGTCCACGGTGCCTGGACCGGTCCGACAGATCTTGAGCTTTTCAGGCATGCCCTGGCACCGGTTGCTGATCTCCCGGTGAAAAAAGTTGTATCAGGAGTACATTTTGTCAGTGATTTAACACTTCTTCCCGGGACTGTGGAGTACGATTATCAGAAAGGATAA